Proteins encoded by one window of Macaca mulatta isolate MMU2019108-1 chromosome 10, T2T-MMU8v2.0, whole genome shotgun sequence:
- the BTBD3 gene encoding BTB/POZ domain-containing protein 3 isoform X3: protein MFYGELAEDKDEIRIPDVEPAAFLAMLKYIYCDEIDLAADTVLATLYAAKKYIVPHLARACVNFLETSLSAKNACVLLSQSCLFEEPDLTQRCWEVIDAQAELALKSEGFCDIDFQTLESILRRETLNAKEIVVFEAALNWAEVECQRQDLALSIENKRKVLGKALYLIRIPTMALDDFANGAAQSGVLTLNETNDIFLWYTAAKKPELQFVSKARKGLVPQRCHRFQSCAYRSNQWRYRGRCDSIQFAVDKRVFIAGFGLYGSSCGSAEYSAKIELKRQGVVLGQNLSKYFSDGSSNTFPVWFEYPVQIEPDTFYTASVILDGNELSYFGQEGMTEVQCGKVTVQFQCSSDSTNGTGVQGGQIPELIFYA from the coding sequence ATATATCTATTGTGATGAAATTGACTTGGCTGCCGACACAGTGCTGGCCACACTTTATGCTGCCAAAAAGTACATTGTCCCTCACCTTGCCAGAGCCTGTGTTAATTtcctggagaccagcctgagtgcCAAGAATGCCTGTGTGCTCCTTTCTCAGAGCTGCCTGTTCGAGGAGCCAGACCTGACCCAGCGTTGCTGGGAGGTGATTGATGCCCAGGCTGAGTTAGCTCTCAAGTCTGAGGGATTCTGCGATATCGACTTCCAGACACTAGAAAGTATTCTCCGTAGGGAAACTCTGAATGCCAAAGAAATTGTGGTTTTTGAGGCAGCTCTCAACTGGGCTGAAGTAGAATGCCAACGACAAGATCTAGCGTTGAGCATTGAAAATAAACGCAAGGTCCTAGGAAAGGCACTTTACTTGATCCGCATACCCACAATGGCCCTCGATGATTTTGCAAATGGTGCTGCACAGTCCGGAGTATTAACTCTCAATGAGACCAACGACATCTTCCTCTGGTATACTGCAGCCAAAAAGCCTGAGCTGCAGTTTGTGAGTAAAGCCCGCAAGGGCCTTGTCCCCCAGCGCTGTCACCGATTCCAGTCATGTGCCTATCGAAGCAACCAATGGCGCTATCGGGGTCGCTGTGACAGCATCCAGTTTGCAGTTGATAAAAGAGTGTTCATTGCTGGCTTTGGGCTGTATGGCTCCAGCTGTGGTTCTGCAGAATACAGTGCCAAGATTGAACTTAAGCGGCAGGGCGTTGTCCTGGGGCAGAACTTGAGCAAGTACTTCTCAGATGGGTCCAGCAATACCTTTCCGGTGTGGTTTGAATACCCAGTGCAGATTGAGCCAGACACCTTCTACACAGCCAGTGTGATACTGGATGGCAATGAACTCAGCTACTTTGGACAAGAAGGCATGACAGAAGTTCAGTGTGGCAAAGTGACTGTCCAGTTTCAGTGCTCCTCAGATAGCACCAATGGCACTGGGGTACAGGGAGGGCAGATCCCCGAACTTATATTCTATGCTTGA